A genomic stretch from Acetobacter ascendens includes:
- a CDS encoding translocation/assembly module TamB domain-containing protein: protein MADTPEPILPRLPDKPARPLWRRVGRIALITGGSLVGITGLAVAVLLVGANTGPGRKMLMHQTSSLTGGMIGLSGMSGRFPDNFRLDTLEIRDKQGAWLTLHNVALNWSPLAIIGRTARIYAVTADELDIPRLPVSDPAKPATPSKSSPSALHLGVDIRKLAVGRINVGAALAGSPASFSLAGRGRISNIDPVINGLSLPSLPGADIALHLKRLDAAGQIDLATTTGKGNLGLHLDASEGTDGFAATRLKMPQLVPLALKLDINGPPSAAVLGFAASAGDIKAHADGVLDLLAEKLGKLNAGVDAPAMSLSPDLAWGGIHLGAQLHGKMAAPLGTAQVQVDQLAASGAGVGTLKMQFSGENGSADMANLLHVVATADGVRLPGKAPTLLASAPLQLDAQLEPQKPGKPLAFTLSHPLLNLSGNVQSAAPQRGTVALKLPDLLPFGEMAGTPLRGSAGMNVQFDLPAKPEGDTHLTADGTLAITGGQAQAAGLIGPDGKFALTATMRPLAAQDKLPAAKQIDLQSLSVDGRALNLKGGGQVNTGRDMDLGFDLGLTDLARALPSLRGALTLALQAKGPMQDFTATLHAKGDPGTATMPRGPIELDANVQHLPTAPEGTVQAHGTLNRAPLLLDVALAQSAQGDRQVDIRKLSWNSVAGQGQLSLPTGEVVPLGTLDLKVGRLADFRPLIGQAISGALAASVKTTQVADKPQVALKLDGNVAMPSVKIGSLALAGTVKDPAAHPNADLTLKLGGLSASGVTGQARLSAKGPDNAMALTAQVGPASWSGSPLMLDTAALLNLPAKQVKVQRLNATAKQVKVQRLNATAKQETVRLLAPALVSFGETMGVDRLRATLVTAGSQPATIDVAGKIKPSLAVTADIRNLTPALAHPFAPDFKASGTVSVQAKVAGTLNAPQGQVKLTGRDLRMAGSSAAASIPPLHLDAAANLAGSSAKVQVAAGAGPKLNVNVAGTAPLNKTGPMNLRVNGNLDLSIANGILGAQARQAMGQAQMALLVAGTMSSPRVTGTVDLRDADVQDFAQGFHLANINGRVVGENDKIVIQNLTAKAGDGSLGVTGFVGIGSPGMPLDIRLQTHDARPISSDLLTAVMNADIAVKGQVQTRMDVDGTVDLRRVEINIPNSLPSSVARLDVVRPGDEQKQAEAAKAESTKSAVIGLNLSLTSPGKFFVRGHGLDAEMAGKLKVGGTTQAPQMSGGFDLKRGNFDLAGISLNFTKGRVAFNGSGVGHKMDPTLDFEADRAVQGQTAMLKVGGYASAPKITFESMPPLPQDQVLAMLLFGTDAHSLSSTQMVELGTALATLTGLTPFDPMGTIRKTLHLDRLAIGGGSGVGNGGTSVEAGKYVMKGVYVGAKQATSGSGTQAQVQVDLTKHLKLNTTVGTGGTVTGFTTPENDPGSSVGLLWQYRY, encoded by the coding sequence ATGGCCGATACGCCAGAACCCATTCTGCCACGCTTGCCGGATAAACCTGCGCGCCCGCTCTGGCGGCGTGTGGGGCGTATTGCCCTTATAACCGGTGGTTCTCTGGTTGGCATAACTGGCCTTGCTGTGGCTGTTTTGCTGGTGGGGGCCAATACCGGGCCGGGCCGCAAAATGCTCATGCATCAGACATCCTCCCTTACGGGCGGGATGATAGGGCTTTCGGGCATGTCTGGCCGCTTTCCCGATAACTTCCGGCTGGATACGCTAGAAATTCGCGATAAGCAGGGCGCTTGGCTTACGCTGCATAATGTGGCGCTTAATTGGTCTCCTTTGGCAATAATTGGGCGCACAGCACGTATTTACGCCGTTACGGCAGATGAGCTGGATATTCCGCGTCTGCCTGTGTCTGATCCAGCCAAGCCAGCTACACCTTCCAAAAGTTCGCCTTCTGCGCTGCATCTGGGGGTAGATATCCGCAAACTTGCGGTGGGGCGTATTAATGTGGGGGCAGCACTTGCGGGTTCTCCGGCCAGTTTTTCCTTGGCTGGGCGGGGCAGGATTTCGAACATTGATCCGGTTATCAATGGGCTAAGTCTACCTTCTCTGCCGGGTGCGGATATTGCTCTGCACCTTAAAAGGCTGGATGCCGCCGGACAGATTGATCTGGCAACCACAACCGGCAAAGGCAATCTGGGCCTACATCTGGATGCTAGCGAGGGCACAGATGGCTTTGCCGCTACACGCCTGAAAATGCCGCAATTGGTGCCACTGGCCCTCAAGCTGGATATTAATGGCCCGCCTTCGGCTGCTGTGCTGGGCTTTGCCGCTTCTGCCGGGGATATAAAAGCCCATGCAGATGGCGTGCTGGATCTGCTGGCCGAAAAGCTGGGGAAGCTGAATGCCGGGGTGGATGCGCCAGCTATGTCTCTTTCGCCCGATCTGGCATGGGGTGGTATTCATTTAGGGGCGCAACTGCACGGCAAAATGGCAGCGCCGCTGGGCACGGCGCAGGTGCAGGTTGATCAGCTAGCCGCATCTGGCGCAGGTGTGGGCACGTTGAAAATGCAGTTCTCGGGCGAGAACGGCAGTGCCGATATGGCCAATTTGCTGCATGTGGTGGCAACAGCAGATGGTGTGCGCTTGCCGGGCAAGGCACCTACGCTGCTGGCTTCTGCGCCGTTGCAGCTTGATGCGCAGTTGGAGCCACAAAAACCCGGCAAGCCGCTGGCCTTTACGCTCTCTCACCCTTTGCTAAATCTTTCTGGCAATGTGCAATCTGCAGCTCCACAGCGTGGCACGGTGGCATTGAAGCTACCTGATTTGCTGCCGTTTGGTGAAATGGCCGGCACGCCTTTGCGCGGCAGCGCGGGTATGAACGTGCAATTTGACCTTCCCGCAAAGCCAGAGGGAGATACACACCTTACAGCAGATGGCACGCTGGCTATTACAGGTGGCCAGGCTCAGGCTGCGGGATTAATCGGGCCGGATGGCAAGTTTGCCCTTACAGCCACCATGCGGCCCTTGGCTGCGCAGGATAAGTTGCCAGCAGCCAAGCAGATTGACCTGCAAAGCCTGAGTGTAGATGGCCGCGCCCTTAACCTTAAAGGTGGCGGGCAGGTGAATACGGGCCGCGATATGGATCTGGGGTTTGATCTGGGCCTGACAGATCTTGCGCGGGCGTTACCTTCTCTGCGTGGGGCGCTTACGCTGGCCTTGCAGGCTAAAGGCCCGATGCAGGATTTTACAGCCACACTCCATGCGAAGGGAGACCCCGGCACCGCCACCATGCCGCGCGGGCCAATAGAGTTGGATGCCAATGTGCAGCACTTGCCCACTGCGCCAGAAGGTACGGTGCAGGCACATGGCACGCTTAACCGCGCACCCTTGTTGCTGGATGTGGCTTTGGCCCAAAGCGCACAGGGTGACAGGCAGGTTGATATTCGCAAACTGTCATGGAACAGCGTGGCCGGGCAAGGGCAGCTTTCTCTCCCTACAGGTGAGGTGGTGCCACTGGGCACGCTGGACCTGAAGGTTGGACGCTTGGCAGATTTTCGCCCGCTTATAGGGCAGGCTATTTCTGGCGCGCTGGCTGCTTCTGTTAAAACCACGCAGGTGGCCGATAAACCTCAGGTTGCTCTTAAGCTGGATGGCAATGTGGCTATGCCTAGCGTAAAAATTGGGTCTCTGGCTCTGGCAGGCACGGTAAAAGATCCGGCCGCCCACCCCAATGCTGATCTTACGCTTAAACTGGGCGGCCTTTCTGCTTCCGGTGTAACCGGTCAGGCACGTTTAAGTGCCAAGGGGCCGGATAATGCTATGGCGTTGACCGCACAGGTAGGGCCAGCAAGCTGGTCTGGCAGCCCGTTGATGCTGGATACCGCAGCCCTGTTGAACCTGCCTGCCAAGCAGGTGAAAGTGCAGCGGCTGAATGCTACCGCCAAGCAGGTGAAAGTGCAGCGGCTGAATGCTACCGCCAAGCAGGAAACGGTGCGTCTTTTAGCACCTGCGTTGGTCTCATTCGGTGAGACAATGGGGGTTGATCGGCTGCGGGCCACGTTGGTGACGGCAGGCAGCCAACCCGCCACCATTGATGTTGCCGGTAAGATCAAGCCCTCTTTGGCCGTTACGGCGGATATCCGTAATTTAACGCCTGCTTTGGCACATCCGTTTGCGCCAGATTTCAAGGCATCTGGCACGGTTTCTGTTCAGGCCAAGGTGGCGGGAACGTTAAATGCACCTCAAGGGCAAGTTAAGCTTACTGGGCGAGATTTGCGTATGGCTGGTAGTTCTGCCGCTGCTTCCATTCCGCCATTGCATCTAGATGCCGCAGCCAATTTGGCGGGTAGTTCTGCCAAAGTGCAGGTGGCTGCGGGCGCCGGCCCCAAGCTAAACGTGAACGTGGCAGGCACGGCTCCGCTGAACAAAACTGGGCCAATGAATCTGCGCGTCAATGGTAATCTGGATTTAAGCATTGCCAATGGCATTCTGGGCGCGCAGGCACGGCAGGCGATGGGGCAAGCCCAGATGGCGCTATTGGTTGCGGGCACCATGTCCTCTCCCCGTGTAACGGGCACGGTTGATCTGCGCGATGCCGATGTGCAGGATTTTGCTCAAGGCTTCCATCTGGCCAATATCAATGGCCGCGTGGTGGGTGAGAACGACAAGATAGTTATTCAGAACCTTACGGCCAAAGCTGGTGATGGCAGCTTGGGCGTAACTGGTTTTGTGGGCATTGGTTCCCCCGGTATGCCGCTGGATATTCGTTTGCAGACCCATGATGCTCGCCCCATCTCCAGTGATCTGCTGACAGCGGTGATGAACGCGGATATTGCCGTAAAAGGGCAGGTGCAAACCCGCATGGATGTTGATGGCACGGTAGATTTGCGGCGTGTGGAAATCAATATTCCCAATTCCTTGCCATCTTCCGTGGCGCGTTTGGATGTTGTGCGCCCCGGTGATGAGCAAAAGCAGGCGGAAGCTGCCAAGGCGGAAAGCACTAAGTCTGCTGTTATCGGGCTGAACCTGAGCCTGACATCACCCGGCAAATTCTTTGTGCGCGGGCACGGCTTGGATGCGGAAATGGCTGGCAAACTAAAAGTTGGCGGTACAACGCAGGCTCCGCAGATGAGCGGCGGGTTTGACCTTAAGCGCGGTAACTTTGATCTGGCCGGTATTTCGCTTAACTTCACCAAGGGGCGGGTGGCCTTTAATGGCTCGGGCGTTGGCCACAAAATGGACCCCACGCTGGATTTTGAAGCCGATCGTGCTGTGCAAGGCCAAACAGCCATGCTGAAGGTGGGTGGTTATGCCAGTGCGCCCAAGATTACGTTTGAATCCATGCCGCCCCTGCCGCAGGATCAGGTTCTGGCTATGCTGCTGTTTGGCACAGATGCACACTCTCTTTCTTCCACGCAAATGGTGGAATTGGGCACGGCGCTGGCCACGCTTACCGGGCTTACGCCGTTTGACCCCATGGGTACCATTCGTAAAACCTTGCATCTGGACCGCTTGGCCATTGGCGGCGGTTCTGGCGTGGGGAATGGTGGCACCAGTGTTGAGGCTGGCAAATACGTGATGAAAGGCGTTTACGTAGGTGCCAAGCAGGCCACATCTGGTTCTGGCACACAGGCGCAGGTGCAGGTTGACCTGACAAAGCACCTTAAGCTGAACACAACGGTGGGCACAGGCGGCACCGTGACTGGCTTTACCACCCCAGAAAACGATCCGGGAAGCAGCGTTGGGCTGCTGTGGCAGTATCGTTACTAA
- a CDS encoding exodeoxyribonuclease III, whose product MPRHMRLVTWNINSLRLRLPLLEKLVRHLAPDVVCLQETKVPDPLFPEDGVKALGFEHLHYRGMKGYNGVAILSRHPLKPVTQTPVWYGKEDCRHVAATVCAPEGEVELHDFYIPAGGDEPDPETNPKFAHKLAFVEEVTEWFQSRPLNRTVLVGDFNIAPLEHDVWSHKQLLKIVSHTPPETERLNLWLQTGFVDAMRHFVPPEKKLYTWWSYRNRDWKKSNRGRRLDHVWMTPDLLPNLNGMTVVREARDWEGPSDHVPVVVDFSLSD is encoded by the coding sequence ATGCCACGGCACATGCGATTAGTAACATGGAACATCAATTCCCTCCGCCTGCGCCTGCCTCTGCTTGAAAAGCTGGTGCGGCATCTCGCCCCAGATGTTGTGTGCCTACAGGAAACCAAGGTGCCAGACCCTTTATTTCCCGAAGATGGCGTAAAGGCTCTGGGTTTTGAGCACCTGCATTACCGGGGCATGAAAGGCTATAATGGCGTTGCCATTCTTTCTCGCCATCCGCTAAAGCCCGTCACACAAACACCGGTATGGTACGGCAAGGAAGATTGCCGCCATGTAGCCGCCACTGTATGTGCGCCAGAAGGCGAAGTGGAACTGCACGATTTTTATATTCCCGCAGGAGGGGATGAGCCAGACCCGGAAACCAACCCTAAATTCGCCCATAAACTGGCTTTTGTGGAGGAAGTAACAGAGTGGTTTCAATCCCGCCCCCTCAACCGCACGGTGTTGGTGGGGGACTTCAACATCGCGCCGCTTGAGCATGATGTATGGAGCCACAAGCAGCTTCTTAAAATTGTCAGCCACACCCCGCCAGAAACAGAGCGCCTAAACCTTTGGCTGCAAACCGGCTTTGTGGATGCCATGCGCCACTTTGTACCACCGGAAAAAAAACTTTATACGTGGTGGTCTTACCGCAACCGGGACTGGAAAAAATCCAACCGAGGCCGCCGTTTAGACCACGTCTGGATGACGCCTGACCTCCTGCCCAACCTGAATGGCATGACGGTTGTGCGTGAGGCGCGAGATTGGGAAGGTCCCTCCGACCATGTGCCGGTTGTGGTAGATTTTAGCCTTTCGGACTAA
- a CDS encoding dipeptidase: MTTQPSFVSPDAVALHRALFTLDSHIDIPWPDRNDAFEDTADRRVDLPKMQQGGMFAGCFVAYIAQAAIDREGHAQAQEQCLAMLDAIGRMQGIHNGVSARVCSAVADMRAAFHEGVLVVVPAVENGYGMGDDPALLKQFRAKGARYVTLTHNGHNALADAAIHRPSLGDGPQRHHGLSALGREAIAEMNRLGIVVDVSHSSKQTMLQAVQVSATPIVASHSCVRTLCDHPRNLDDEQLDALKESGGVIQITAMPAFLKPKLEEGKRQGFVTDLVDHIDYVVRRLGPEYVGISSDFDGGGALEDWQNATQGVNITAELMRRGYDKSEIAAFWGENFLRVLENAEQVAEQSRIA; encoded by the coding sequence ATGACAACCCAACCTTCTTTCGTTTCTCCGGATGCAGTTGCGCTGCATCGTGCCTTGTTCACTCTGGATAGCCATATCGATATTCCATGGCCCGACCGGAATGATGCGTTTGAAGATACGGCAGATAGGCGGGTGGACCTGCCTAAAATGCAGCAGGGCGGTATGTTTGCCGGATGCTTTGTGGCGTACATTGCCCAAGCCGCCATAGACCGGGAAGGGCACGCACAGGCGCAGGAACAGTGCCTTGCTATGTTGGATGCCATAGGCCGCATGCAGGGCATCCATAATGGCGTAAGTGCACGTGTATGCTCCGCTGTGGCGGATATGCGTGCAGCGTTTCATGAAGGTGTGCTGGTTGTTGTTCCAGCCGTAGAAAATGGCTACGGCATGGGGGATGATCCTGCATTGCTTAAGCAGTTTCGGGCCAAGGGAGCGCGTTACGTTACGCTCACCCATAACGGCCATAATGCGCTGGCAGATGCGGCCATTCATCGCCCCAGTCTTGGAGATGGACCACAGCGCCACCACGGCCTTTCCGCCCTTGGGCGTGAAGCGATTGCCGAAATGAACCGCCTTGGTATTGTGGTGGATGTGTCTCATTCCTCCAAACAAACCATGCTTCAGGCTGTGCAGGTTTCTGCCACACCTATTGTGGCCAGTCATTCCTGCGTGCGCACGCTTTGCGATCACCCACGTAATCTGGATGATGAGCAGTTGGATGCGCTGAAGGAAAGTGGCGGAGTTATCCAGATTACGGCCATGCCCGCGTTTTTGAAGCCCAAGCTGGAGGAAGGCAAACGGCAAGGTTTTGTAACCGATCTGGTAGACCATATTGATTACGTTGTGCGCAGGCTTGGGCCAGAATACGTAGGTATTTCCTCAGATTTCGATGGTGGTGGGGCGCTGGAAGATTGGCAGAACGCCACACAGGGTGTGAACATTACCGCCGAGCTAATGCGTCGTGGTTATGACAAAAGTGAAATTGCGGCTTTTTGGGGTGAAAATTTCCTGCGCGTGTTGGAAAATGCAGAACAGGTGGCAGAACAAAGCAGGATTGCATGA
- the uvrC gene encoding excinuclease ABC subunit UvrC, which yields MMTADSPPSDTLPVAQEQAAPAVKGVEAIRHALKTMPLSPGVYRMLGSKGEVLYVGKALALKKRVTSYTHINRLPERLRRMVSETVAMEIVTTHTEAEALLLEANYIKRMKPRFNILLRDDKSYPWLMLTDAHAFPQIAKHRGKAVKGASLWGPFASAWAVNQTLNLIQRVFLLRSCTDAVFNARTRPCLLYQIKRCSGPCVDRIDQHAYGQLVEQAREFLSGKDTALRETLGQEMNAAAEALDFERAAVLRDRIRALAQMQESSVINPASLQDADVLALWQEAGHACIQVFFIRGGRNNGSRSFFPAHTQDASPADVLSAFIAQFYDDKPCPAQILVNYELPESLLLTEALSLRRGRKIEILAPQRGEKKQVLDHAVTNARDALSRKLAETAGQAKLLQGVADVLGLDAPPERIEVYDNSHIQGAHAYGVMIVGGPEGFNRKAYRKFKIKGPVTPGDDFGMMREVLERRFGRALKEAEEGDTSNWPDVLLIDGGAGQYSAVRSVLDDLGVTGVKLVGIAKGPDRDAGKEWFYTEDKEPFQLDLRDPVLYYLQRLRDEAHHFAITTHRSGRSKTLVKSELDDVPGIGPARKKLLLNTFGSARAIKQAGLAELEAAPGISRETARAIYGHFHPDWTPG from the coding sequence ATGATGACAGCTGATTCTCCCCCTTCAGATACCCTGCCTGTGGCGCAGGAACAGGCAGCCCCTGCTGTAAAAGGGGTAGAGGCCATTCGGCATGCGCTTAAAACCATGCCGCTTTCACCGGGCGTGTACCGTATGCTGGGGTCTAAAGGGGAGGTGCTGTACGTTGGCAAGGCGTTAGCACTTAAAAAGCGGGTAACATCGTACACCCATATCAATCGCTTGCCCGAACGGCTGCGGCGCATGGTTTCCGAAACGGTGGCAATGGAAATTGTCACCACCCATACGGAAGCCGAAGCCCTGTTGCTGGAGGCAAACTACATCAAGCGCATGAAACCGCGCTTCAACATCCTGCTGCGGGATGACAAAAGCTACCCGTGGCTGATGCTGACAGATGCACATGCGTTCCCGCAAATTGCCAAGCACCGGGGTAAGGCCGTTAAAGGGGCCAGCCTGTGGGGGCCATTTGCTTCGGCTTGGGCGGTTAATCAGACACTCAACCTGATCCAGCGTGTTTTTCTGCTACGCTCTTGCACAGATGCGGTTTTTAACGCGCGCACCCGTCCATGCCTGCTTTATCAAATCAAACGCTGCTCTGGCCCATGTGTGGATCGGATAGATCAGCACGCTTACGGACAATTGGTAGAACAGGCGCGGGAGTTCCTGTCTGGCAAGGATACAGCGCTGCGCGAAACCTTGGGGCAGGAAATGAACGCCGCCGCAGAAGCGTTGGATTTTGAACGCGCTGCTGTGCTGCGAGATCGTATTCGTGCGCTGGCACAGATGCAGGAATCCAGTGTGATCAATCCGGCATCTCTTCAGGATGCAGACGTGCTGGCGCTGTGGCAGGAGGCCGGGCATGCCTGTATTCAGGTCTTTTTCATTCGCGGTGGGCGTAATAATGGCAGCCGCTCGTTCTTTCCGGCTCATACGCAGGATGCTTCACCTGCAGATGTGCTGTCTGCCTTTATCGCGCAGTTTTATGATGATAAACCATGCCCTGCCCAGATTTTGGTGAATTATGAACTGCCGGAATCTTTACTGCTGACGGAGGCTTTATCTCTCCGGCGTGGCCGCAAGATAGAAATTCTTGCTCCGCAAAGGGGTGAAAAAAAGCAGGTGCTTGATCATGCCGTTACCAATGCGCGGGATGCTCTCAGCCGCAAACTGGCAGAAACCGCAGGGCAGGCCAAATTGCTGCAAGGCGTGGCAGATGTTTTGGGGTTGGATGCGCCGCCAGAACGCATAGAAGTGTACGATAACAGCCATATTCAGGGCGCGCACGCTTATGGTGTGATGATTGTGGGCGGGCCGGAGGGCTTTAACCGCAAGGCGTATCGCAAGTTCAAAATAAAAGGCCCCGTTACGCCGGGGGATGACTTTGGCATGATGCGCGAAGTGCTGGAGCGCCGCTTTGGCCGTGCCCTGAAAGAGGCGGAAGAAGGAGATACTTCCAACTGGCCAGATGTGCTGCTGATTGATGGCGGCGCTGGGCAATACTCTGCGGTGCGCAGTGTGCTGGATGATCTGGGCGTAACAGGCGTAAAGCTTGTGGGCATTGCCAAAGGGCCAGACCGTGATGCCGGGAAGGAATGGTTCTATACGGAGGACAAGGAACCCTTCCAGCTCGATTTGCGAGACCCCGTACTGTACTATCTGCAACGGCTGCGTGATGAGGCCCACCATTTTGCCATTACCACCCATAGGTCTGGCAGATCTAAAACACTGGTGAAGTCGGAACTGGATGATGTGCCCGGCATTGGGCCTGCGCGTAAAAAGCTGTTGCTGAACACATTTGGTTCAGCACGCGCCATCAAACAGGCCGGTTTGGCAGAGTTGGAAGCTGCACCCGGTATCAGCCGAGAAACAGCGCGGGCTATTTACGGCCATTTTCACCCAGATTGGACGCCAGGATGA
- the pgsA gene encoding CDP-diacylglycerol--glycerol-3-phosphate 3-phosphatidyltransferase, which produces MLTDLPNVLTISRIVAIPIVVTLAAWGSPRTDALACLLFILAGITDYFDGKLARSRHQMSDFGRMFDSIADKLLVGACLMVLAGFARLPYQGLWPAIIILCREILVSGMREYLAERRARLPVTRLAKWKTGFQMTAIGFLLAGDGTGALLGMPWLPVALIGAVLLWISAVLTLITGWDYLTTGLRHVEM; this is translated from the coding sequence ATGCTGACAGATCTGCCGAATGTCCTGACAATCTCGCGTATTGTAGCCATACCCATTGTGGTCACTCTGGCTGCATGGGGGAGCCCGCGTACAGATGCCTTGGCGTGTCTGCTATTCATTCTGGCGGGAATAACCGATTACTTTGATGGCAAGCTGGCACGCTCACGCCATCAGATGTCAGATTTCGGGCGCATGTTTGATTCCATTGCAGATAAGCTGCTGGTTGGGGCCTGTTTGATGGTGTTGGCTGGTTTTGCGCGTCTGCCTTATCAGGGTTTGTGGCCTGCCATTATTATTCTGTGCCGTGAAATTCTGGTTTCCGGCATGCGGGAATATCTGGCGGAACGGCGTGCGCGCCTGCCTGTAACCCGTTTGGCAAAGTGGAAAACTGGCTTCCAGATGACAGCCATTGGCTTTTTGCTGGCGGGGGACGGTACTGGCGCTTTGTTGGGTATGCCGTGGCTGCCAGTGGCACTTATTGGTGCTGTATTACTTTGGATTTCTGCGGTGCTTACATTGATAACCGGCTGGGATTATTTAACAACTGGTCTGCGCCATGTTGAAATGTAA
- the moaD gene encoding molybdopterin converting factor subunit 1, which produces MTGSVNILYFAALREQLGREGQQVTLPSNNVPVAALVQELRQHDARLDEVFAATPRIRVAINQKLGGFDTCVQPGDELAFFPPMTGG; this is translated from the coding sequence ATGACAGGCTCCGTTAATATTCTTTATTTTGCCGCCCTGCGTGAGCAACTGGGGCGTGAAGGCCAGCAGGTTACTCTGCCATCCAATAATGTGCCTGTGGCCGCTTTGGTGCAGGAACTGCGCCAGCATGATGCCAGGTTGGATGAGGTGTTTGCCGCCACACCGCGTATTCGTGTTGCTATCAACCAAAAGCTGGGTGGGTTTGATACCTGCGTGCAACCGGGTGATGAGCTTGCGTTTTTCCCCCCCATGACAGGCGGATGA
- a CDS encoding molybdenum cofactor biosynthesis protein MoaE has product MPVRVLVQQAAFDTGAETARLSGLSEQVGGMGLFIGQVRGGDGLLSLTLEHYPGMTETILHQLAQEAMERFNLLGCTLIHRVGRLEVGAPIVLVGTAAAHRGAALSATSFLIDRLKTGAPFWKKEEFANGHTAWVDAREEDEHAAAAWMHTAPSSS; this is encoded by the coding sequence ATGCCTGTCCGTGTTTTGGTGCAACAGGCAGCTTTTGATACGGGGGCTGAAACCGCGCGTCTTTCTGGCCTTTCCGAACAAGTTGGCGGTATGGGCCTGTTTATAGGGCAGGTGCGTGGTGGAGATGGCTTGCTAAGCCTGACGCTGGAACATTATCCGGGCATGACGGAAACAATCCTTCATCAGCTTGCGCAGGAAGCTATGGAGCGGTTCAATCTGCTTGGATGTACGCTCATACACAGGGTTGGCCGGTTAGAAGTGGGTGCGCCTATTGTGCTGGTGGGAACGGCTGCGGCCCATCGGGGTGCAGCACTTTCCGCTACATCGTTCTTGATTGATCGGCTTAAAACCGGCGCGCCGTTCTGGAAAAAAGAAGAATTCGCGAACGGCCATACCGCATGGGTGGATGCGCGGGAAGAAGATGAACACGCTGCAGCGGCATGGATGCACACAGCGCCTTCATCTTCCTAA
- a CDS encoding adenosylmethionine--8-amino-7-oxononanoate transaminase, giving the protein MGKHSMTEASGSSLSSMPEWYTQGLPHIWLPYSQMKTASAPLVAARTHNTRITLTDGRELVDGVAAWWTACHGYNHPHIRQAVCQQMETMPHVMFGGMMHQPALRLASRLCTMLPGDLERVFFTDSGSVSVEVAMKMAIQYRLNKGQTKRTKMLAFRGGYHGDTLATMSVCDPEEGMHHLYGSALMEHVISPLPVDEASTATFLDLLAKHAHELAAIITEPLVQGAGGMLFHSPQTLRTLRKAANDHDVLLILDEIFTGFGRTGTMFACEQAGIVPDIITLSKALTGGTMALAATVARRHVFEAFLSDNPEHALMHGPTFMANPLACACANASLDLFETEPRLQQVQNINAFLTEALEPCRTLPGVKDVRTLGAIGVVELEKINNPDALRQRFIAEGVWIRPFRNIVYLTPAFTIEKQDLRKLTDAIYKVLS; this is encoded by the coding sequence ATGGGGAAACATTCCATGACAGAAGCTTCCGGCTCATCTTTATCTTCCATGCCGGAATGGTACACGCAGGGGCTGCCCCATATCTGGCTACCTTATAGCCAGATGAAAACAGCCTCTGCGCCACTTGTCGCCGCACGCACGCATAACACGCGCATAACCCTGACAGATGGCCGGGAACTGGTAGATGGCGTGGCCGCATGGTGGACAGCCTGCCACGGCTATAATCACCCTCATATTCGCCAAGCCGTATGCCAGCAGATGGAAACTATGCCCCATGTGATGTTTGGCGGCATGATGCACCAACCCGCCCTGCGGCTGGCCAGCAGATTATGCACTATGCTGCCGGGAGATCTGGAACGGGTGTTTTTTACGGATTCAGGCTCGGTTTCCGTAGAAGTCGCCATGAAAATGGCCATTCAGTACCGCCTGAACAAAGGGCAGACCAAACGTACCAAGATGCTGGCGTTCCGTGGTGGCTATCATGGAGACACACTGGCCACGATGTCTGTTTGTGACCCGGAAGAAGGCATGCACCATCTCTACGGCTCTGCCCTGATGGAGCACGTAATATCCCCTCTGCCAGTGGATGAAGCCAGCACTGCTACATTTCTGGATTTACTAGCAAAACACGCGCACGAACTTGCCGCCATTATAACCGAGCCTTTGGTGCAAGGGGCTGGTGGCATGTTGTTTCATTCTCCACAAACACTGCGCACCTTGCGCAAAGCTGCGAATGATCACGATGTGCTGCTGATTTTAGATGAGATTTTCACCGGCTTTGGCCGCACGGGCACCATGTTTGCCTGCGAACAGGCTGGTATTGTACCCGATATTATCACGCTTTCAAAAGCGCTTACGGGGGGCACCATGGCGCTTGCCGCCACAGTGGCGCGGCGGCATGTGTTTGAGGCATTCCTTTCTGATAATCCCGAACATGCGCTTATGCACGGCCCCACCTTTATGGCGAACCCACTGGCCTGCGCCTGCGCCAATGCCTCGCTCGATCTGTTTGAAACCGAGCCACGCCTTCAACAAGTGCAAAACATCAACGCGTTTCTGACCGAAGCGCTAGAACCCTGCCGCACCCTACCCGGCGTAAAGGATGTGCGCACACTTGGAGCTATTGGGGTTGTGGAGCTGGAAAAGATCAATAACCCGGATGCATTGCGGCAGCGTTTTATTGCCGAAGGCGTGTGGATACGCCCCTTCCGTAATATTGTTTACCTAACCCCTGCCTTTACCATTGAAAAACAGGATTTACGCAAACTCACAGACGCCATTTATAAAGTATTGTCCTGA